Genomic window (Bacillota bacterium):
ATTGTGGTTGGTGGCGGCCCCGGCGGAATCGCCAGCGCCGTTGCAGCCGCAAGAGTTGGAGCCGATGTCTTGTTAATTGAGCGGTATGGGTTCCTGGGTGGAGGGGCCACCGCGATGTTGGTCAACCCCTTCATGACCTACTTTGCTGGCGATAAGCAGATTATCTACGGGATTTTCCAAGACATGCTCGAGGGACTCAGGGAGCTCAACAGCTACGGTGGAGCCAGGGAAGAATGGGCCTTCGATACCGAAGCCTTTAAGATTGTCGCAGAGAACATGTGTGTCGAAGCCGGTGTGACGTTGATGTATCACGGGTTCCTCGCGGCTGCTAACACTGCCGAGGGGCGGATTACCTCCATCGAAGTTGCCACTAAGGATGGCCTAAAAACCTTTACTGCCAAGGTCTTTGTTGACTCCACCGGCGATGCCGATTTGTCCTTCTTTGCTGGGGCTGAGACGGAGAAGGGCCGCGAGGAAGATGGCTTGGCCCAGCCGATGACTCTCAACTTCCGCATGGCCGGTGTGGACATTGAGGCGATGCCCTCTCGTCGGGAGATGACCGAAGCCTACATCAAGGCCAAAGAAGCCGGAAGAATTCGTTGTCCCCGGGAAGACATTCTCTTCTTCTTTACCACCCAACCGGGGGTTGTCCACTTTAACCAGACCCGGGTAATTAAGCATGACGCCGTGGATCCTGAGTCCATGACCAAGGCTGAGATCGAGGCCCGACGCCAAGCCTGGGAGATTTCCCGATGGCTGATTGAGGAAATTCCCGGCTTTGCCAATGCGTACCTGCAGCAGACGGGAGCGCAGTTGGGTGTGCGGGAGTCTCGCCGGGTGATGGGTGACTACCTCCTGACGGAGGAGGATCTGTTGACACCCCATCGCTTTGACGATGTAATCGCTTGCGGCAGCTATCCCGTAGACATTCACAACCCCAGTGGTGAGGGAACGGTACTGAAACATCTGGAGCCCGGTCAATGGTACGACATTCCCTATCGGACCATTACTCCCAAGGGATTTGACAACCTCTTGGTGGGTGGTCGCAGCATTTCCGCCACCCATGCTGCCCACTCGGCAGTGCGGGTAATGCCAATTGTCTTCGCCATTGGTCACGGTGCCGGGATCGCAGCGGGCTTTGCTGCCAGGGATAACAAGACCGTTCGCGAGATTCCAGTGGAGACGATTCAAGCGGAGCTGCGCAAGCAGGGGGCCTTCTTGGGTTAATAATTGAGGGGATCGCCAAGGCATGACGAAAGTGCCGCGGAGGGAGGCGCGTACTGTGAAGCTTGCTTTACAACTGGGATTGATTCCCGGTGCGACTGTGAAGGAGAAGCAGCAATGGGCGCTGGAACACGGTGTTGAGGGCATTGAAGTCTCGGCGGGTAATTACGGTCCCGATGAACTGGACCAGTTGGTTGCCGACTTTGTCGACTCACCGGTTCCTCTCAGCAGTATTTGCGGTAACCCTACCTTTGACTTTCTTGATCCCGATCCGAAAAAGCGACAAACTAGCATTCAGCAGTGCAAACAATACCTAGAGGTGGCTGGGGAGCTGGGGGCTACAGGGCAGATCGTTCCGCCTATTTTTGGCCCACCCCGCATCCCCGACCTGTCGCCCTATCAAGATGCAATCACTTTGGAAAAGAATCTGTTGGTGGAGATTTGCCATGAGTTGGGCGAGACAGCCAGAAGGGCTGGCTGCTTGCTGTTGTTGGAGCCTTTGAACCGATACGAGCAGCATCTTCTGCGTCGACAAAGGGATGGGGTGGAGATCATTGAACGGTGTGGTCACGACCATGTGCGTCTGATCAGCGACCTCTTTCATATGCACATTGAGGAGACTAACACACCACAGGCAATTCGGGAAGTGGGTATGTACATTCGGCATGTGCATCTGGCCGATAACACCAGGTTGGAGCCCGGTACCGGAGACATAGACTTTGCTGCGGCCTTTAGGGCTCTGATGGATGTCGGCTTTGACGGTTACATGGCCTTTGAATGCGGCATTTCACCGGGAGATAGGGGCGAGAATCTGAAAGCCAGTCTCGAGTTTGTCCGCAATGCGATAGCCAAGGCGGCTGCCATGGCAGCATAGTCTTGCCGGGAATTGATTTTACCCGTTAGGGCCTGGTCCCGTTATCGAGTCATTGGAAATTCGGGGCCAGGCCCCGTTAATTATTGGCGGAATTTATCTTTTCCGGGGATGGGTTGTAAAGGAGGATAGGTTTGAAAGGGGTACTAATATCGGGACTATCTTGTACCGGAAAGTCCACGGTAATTGCTGCTCTATCAGCTAGGGGATACCGGGCCCTCGCTCTTGACTGCGATGAATGGAGCACTTGGACCGATAACATCATCACGCCGGCCGACCTGGGTGAGCCGGTAAAGCCCGGAAAGGATTGGCTATGGCGGGAAGACCGGGTATAGTGGCCCTTGTCCACCACCGATGCCAATGTCTTATTTGTCGGTGGTTGTTCGGAGAACATGGGAAACTTCTATCCTCGTTTGATGTTATTGTCCTCTTGAACGCTCCTTCTCAGGTCATCGCCCGGCGGTTAGCAACTAGGACCCATCTCTCCATGGCAAGGATCCCCTATAGTTGCAGCGGGTTCTGAATCAGACAGAGACCATGGAACCTTTGCTTGGCCAGCGGGCCGACTATGAAATTAACACAGATATGCCCCTCCATGGGGTCATCGATGCCATCCTCCGCTATGCGGGTATCTAGTGGCAGGCGGCTTTCCCCTGCAGCCTTTTTCTTTGGAAAGTTTGGGTGGTAACGGATCTCAGTGTGTTCCCTTATCTAGATCCGATATAATGCAAGATGGAATGTACCTGGATGAAGGAGCCGATGGAATAGTGCATTTGTTGAAACGATTTGTCTCATACTATCGGGCAGAATGGAAGCTGTTTGCCCTGGATATGGTCTGTGCCGGCTTGATGGCAGGTATGGACTTGGTTTTTCCCATGGTAACTAGAACCTTTATGAAGGACTTTATTCCCAATCAAAATCTTCGGTCCATTGTTATCTTTCTGGGGATACTCCTGGGGCTGTATGTCTTTCACGTGATCTGCCAGTACATCACCGACTATTGGGGCCATACCTTAGGCGCGAAAATGGAGTATGCCATGCGCCGAGACCTGTTCCGCCACTTACAGACCCTGGACTTTAAGTTCTTTGACGACACCAAAGTTGGTCATCTAATGTCACGGCTGGTCAACGACCTGCGGGATGTAACGGAGTTGGCTCACCACGGTCCCGAGGACTTCTTCATCGCCCTGATGATGCTCATCGGCTCCTTTTGGTATCTTGCCAAGATCAATCTCAGCCTCACTTTAATCGCCTTTGCTTCGGTGCCGATCATGGTGTGGTTTTCCATCACCCAATGGGGCAAGATGAGTCGGGCCCTCACCAACCAGAGGGAGAAAATAGCAGAGGTTAACGCGGAATTGGAGAACAGTCTGGCGGGCATTCGAGTGGCTAAGAGCTTTGCCAATGAGCCCTATGAGGAAAAGCGCTTTGGCAGGGCTAATACAGCCTTCAGGAACGCCACCCAGCGGGGATACAAGGCTGAGGCGGAGTACACCGCGGGGATGAGATTTCTCACCAACTTAGTGAACTTGACCGTTCTCGCTGCCGGAGCCATTTATACCTACAAGGGGCACATCGACCTGGCTGACCTAACGGCCTACTTGATGTTTATCAACTTGTTTTTGCAGCCAATTGGACGGCTGACCAACTTCGTCCACTGGTATCAGATGGGGATGGCCGGTTTCAAGAGGTTTGTAGAGATCATGACCATTGAACCCAGTATCGTGGACAAGATGGATGCTGTCGTCCTGGACAGGGTGAAGGGAGCCATCGAGCTAAAGGACGTGTCCTTCCAGTATACCGAGCACTCGGAAGTCCTTGAAGACATTAATTTGAGCATTGCTCCGGGTCAGACGGTGGCCTTTGTCGGACCCTCCGGTGGCGGCAAAACCACTTTATGTCACCTGATCCTGCGCTTCTACGATGTGTCCAGCGGAGAGATTCGCATCGATGGAGTGAACATCAAGGACATTCAGCTGGAGTCCCTGCGGAAAAATATCGGTTTGGTGCAGCAGGATGTGTTCTTGTTTGCCGGCACGATTCGGGAGAATATCATGTATGGAAACCCATCGGCAACGGAAGAAGAAATGATTGCCGCGGCGAAGAATGCCCAAATCCATAACTTTGTGATGTCACTGCCCGATGGCTACGACACCTACGTGGGCGAGCGGGGGATCAAACTTTCCGGAGGGCAAAAACAACGGATATCCATCGCCCGGGTGTTCTTGAAGAACCCACCGATCCTGGTGCTCGATGAAGCCACTTCGGCATTGGATACTGCCACTGAGCAGGAGATTCAGGAGGCCTTGAATCGCCTATCGGCCAATCGGACCACTTTGATTATCGCCCACCGCTTGTCTACTATCCTGCATGCCGATGAGATCGTGGTTCTCACCGATGGTCGCATTCAGGAGCGGGGGACCCACTCGGAACTGATGGCCAAGGGAGGCGTGTATGCCCGATTGCATCGAGTCAACTTGGAACTGGTTCAGGATGCCTACCCTGCTAGCTAGCCCTTCGGTAACTAAGCACCGTCTCTTTGGAGATGGCGCTTAACCAGTTTCTAGACTATACTAGTTGTACACACCCCCCTTGGGGTGCTGTCAGCTGTTATTCTAGGAGTGAATCTGTGTGGAATTTGAAAGCCCTAAGTGCTCAGTGCAATTGACGGGAGTCTGGCAACAGATTGCACTGAGCATACTTAACCTGTTGCCAGGTCAATTGCACTGCCTTCACTATTAGTTCAGGAAAAATCCGATAAGTGAAGAGGGGCTGTGCAGTTGAATAAAAGTCTAATCAAGAAGAACACGGTGCTGTTGGGTCTGATTAGTTTTTCACCGAGTTTAAGCTCTATGCTGCGGTGATGATTCTGTATTTTGCCGAAGTGGCAGGTTCAATGACCCTGGGGATGAGTGTGCTCTCGGTGATGATGCTGGCAACGACGGTCTTTGAACTGCCGTCGGGATTGATGTCCGATGCCATGGGTCGCAAGCGGGTCTTGGTGTTTGGGGCCTTGGCAT
Coding sequences:
- a CDS encoding FAD-dependent oxidoreductase; this encodes MRTDYDVIVVGGGPGGIASAVAAARVGADVLLIERYGFLGGGATAMLVNPFMTYFAGDKQIIYGIFQDMLEGLRELNSYGGAREEWAFDTEAFKIVAENMCVEAGVTLMYHGFLAAANTAEGRITSIEVATKDGLKTFTAKVFVDSTGDADLSFFAGAETEKGREEDGLAQPMTLNFRMAGVDIEAMPSRREMTEAYIKAKEAGRIRCPREDILFFFTTQPGVVHFNQTRVIKHDAVDPESMTKAEIEARRQAWEISRWLIEEIPGFANAYLQQTGAQLGVRESRRVMGDYLLTEEDLLTPHRFDDVIACGSYPVDIHNPSGEGTVLKHLEPGQWYDIPYRTITPKGFDNLLVGGRSISATHAAHSAVRVMPIVFAIGHGAGIAAGFAARDNKTVREIPVETIQAELRKQGAFLG
- a CDS encoding sugar phosphate isomerase/epimerase, with translation MKLALQLGLIPGATVKEKQQWALEHGVEGIEVSAGNYGPDELDQLVADFVDSPVPLSSICGNPTFDFLDPDPKKRQTSIQQCKQYLEVAGELGATGQIVPPIFGPPRIPDLSPYQDAITLEKNLLVEICHELGETARRAGCLLLLEPLNRYEQHLLRRQRDGVEIIERCGHDHVRLISDLFHMHIEETNTPQAIREVGMYIRHVHLADNTRLEPGTGDIDFAAAFRALMDVGFDGYMAFECGISPGDRGENLKASLEFVRNAIAKAAAMAA
- a CDS encoding ABC transporter ATP-binding protein: MLKRFVSYYRAEWKLFALDMVCAGLMAGMDLVFPMVTRTFMKDFIPNQNLRSIVIFLGILLGLYVFHVICQYITDYWGHTLGAKMEYAMRRDLFRHLQTLDFKFFDDTKVGHLMSRLVNDLRDVTELAHHGPEDFFIALMMLIGSFWYLAKINLSLTLIAFASVPIMVWFSITQWGKMSRALTNQREKIAEVNAELENSLAGIRVAKSFANEPYEEKRFGRANTAFRNATQRGYKAEAEYTAGMRFLTNLVNLTVLAAGAIYTYKGHIDLADLTAYLMFINLFLQPIGRLTNFVHWYQMGMAGFKRFVEIMTIEPSIVDKMDAVVLDRVKGAIELKDVSFQYTEHSEVLEDINLSIAPGQTVAFVGPSGGGKTTLCHLILRFYDVSSGEIRIDGVNIKDIQLESLRKNIGLVQQDVFLFAGTIRENIMYGNPSATEEEMIAAAKNAQIHNFVMSLPDGYDTYVGERGIKLSGGQKQRISIARVFLKNPPILVLDEATSALDTATEQEIQEALNRLSANRTTLIIAHRLSTILHADEIVVLTDGRIQERGTHSELMAKGGVYARLHRVNLELVQDAYPAS